A genomic segment from Paenibacillus sp. FSL K6-1096 encodes:
- a CDS encoding YitT family protein — translation MRKQDSGRNVLLRLALILTGTLLLAFTYYHINYQNQLTEGGFVGLSLLGKYILGISPSLTILILDIPVLIIAMIFKGRSFVVKTFISVVAFTVFYGLMERYSGLVFNLQDNLPVAALLSGVLTGLGAGMVLLGGGASGGDDILSLLISEWKGIKVGTVFILMDVSVLALSLFYMPVRETLYTVMAVVVAGYVITFTTSLGRRKLVQAPKIQTALAKTQDGPVKMNNAV, via the coding sequence ATGAGGAAACAAGACAGTGGCAGGAATGTGCTGCTCCGGCTGGCGCTTATTTTGACCGGAACACTATTGCTTGCATTTACGTATTATCACATCAATTATCAGAACCAGCTGACCGAGGGCGGATTTGTAGGCTTATCGCTGCTCGGCAAGTATATTCTAGGCATTTCACCATCACTGACCATTCTGATTCTGGACATTCCGGTACTGATCATCGCGATGATCTTCAAGGGACGGTCATTTGTGGTAAAAACCTTCATCTCTGTAGTGGCCTTCACGGTATTCTACGGGCTGATGGAGCGTTATTCCGGCTTAGTGTTCAATCTGCAGGATAACCTGCCGGTTGCGGCACTGTTGTCCGGTGTACTGACCGGTCTCGGAGCGGGAATGGTCCTGCTGGGCGGCGGGGCGAGCGGCGGGGATGATATTCTGTCGCTGCTGATCAGTGAATGGAAAGGCATTAAGGTAGGCACCGTATTCATCCTGATGGATGTCAGTGTACTGGCGTTATCACTATTCTATATGCCGGTAAGGGAGACCTTGTACACCGTGATGGCTGTGGTTGTGGCGGGTTATGTGATCACCTTCACCACTTCTCTCGGCAGACGGAAGCTGGTCCAGGCACCGAAGATCCAGACGGCATTGGCCAAGACCCAGGATGGACCGGTGAAAATGAACAACGCAGTATGA
- a CDS encoding Crp/Fnr family transcriptional regulator, producing the protein MILHRGEVLFRQGDGGQNLYRVKSGLFKVTRLHENGNMVLFNLLYPGETVPHHSLISPKEAHGTAVAMMKSEVELIPAAEWYRELRESPEKVMEVALLLQEKVRFMQTRLDHLTVGTPGERMALLTRWLNEYSHGAQLTDLLTQEEIGQLIGVRRETVNRLLRNPG; encoded by the coding sequence ATGATTCTGCACAGAGGTGAAGTCTTGTTCCGGCAAGGCGACGGCGGCCAGAACCTGTACCGGGTGAAGAGCGGGCTGTTCAAAGTGACAAGACTGCATGAGAACGGGAATATGGTGCTGTTCAACCTGCTCTATCCGGGCGAGACGGTTCCGCATCATTCCCTCATTTCGCCGAAGGAGGCGCATGGAACCGCGGTGGCGATGATGAAAAGCGAGGTCGAGCTTATTCCGGCTGCGGAGTGGTACCGCGAGCTGCGGGAGAGCCCGGAGAAGGTGATGGAGGTCGCCCTGCTGCTGCAGGAGAAGGTGCGGTTCATGCAGACCCGGCTCGACCACCTCACCGTCGGCACTCCCGGGGAGCGCATGGCGCTATTGACCCGCTGGCTGAACGAATATTCTCATGGCGCACAGCTTACAGATTTGCTGACCCAGGAAGAGATCGGACAACTGATTGGTGTACGGCGTGAGACGGTCAACCGGCTGCTGCGGAATCCGGGCTGA
- a CDS encoding fructose-specific PTS transporter subunit EIIC — protein sequence MKITDLMIQETMIMELRATTKEEAIDELIASLADHGRISDVKLFKEKIMDREAQSSTGIGGGIAMPHAKTKAVKEATVVFAKSSAGIDFASLDEAPAHLFFMIAAPDGAGNMHLRTLAALSRLLIESEFTNQLMNAKTPAEVTALFDTKQAEAEAQAEAEAKTAAPKAEPAKVITGNPDSESFVVAVTACPTGIAHTFMAEDALKKKAKELGINIRVETNGSEGAQNVLTADEIARASGVIVAADKKVEMERFSGKPVLQRPVSDGIRKPEELIRLASRGEAPVYRGTGRNEDGAAPAKSGSVGSQIYKNLMNGISHMLPFVVGGGILLAISFLIEQVASVDNPLVKLLQTIGGGDGAFHFLIPILAGFIAMSIGDRPALMPGMVGGLMALNSNSGFLGGLAAGFLAGYVVILLRRVFSGLPRTLDGLKPILLYPVFSLLITGSVMFFLFDPLFSWINGGLTDALNNLGTGNKVLLGLVLGGMMAIDMGGPFNKAAYTFAIGVFTSSGNTNGLMMAAVMAGGMVPPLAIALATSFFKNKFTETERKSGLTNYVLGLSFITEGAIPFAAADPLRVLTSCIIGSAVAGGLTQLWNINVPAPHGGVFVAFLSSNAALFLLAVLIGSVISGLMLGLWKKPVDVKL from the coding sequence ATGAAAATTACAGATTTGATGATACAGGAAACGATGATTATGGAGCTGCGGGCGACAACGAAGGAAGAGGCGATCGACGAGCTGATCGCCAGCCTGGCCGACCATGGGCGCATCAGTGATGTGAAGCTGTTTAAAGAGAAGATTATGGACCGGGAAGCCCAGTCCAGCACAGGCATCGGCGGAGGGATTGCGATGCCCCACGCCAAGACGAAGGCTGTGAAGGAGGCAACGGTGGTATTCGCGAAGAGCAGCGCCGGCATCGACTTCGCTTCACTGGATGAAGCGCCGGCCCACTTGTTCTTCATGATTGCGGCTCCGGATGGAGCTGGAAATATGCACCTGCGAACCCTTGCTGCACTGTCCAGGCTGCTCATTGAAAGCGAATTCACCAACCAGCTGATGAATGCCAAGACTCCCGCCGAGGTAACCGCTTTGTTCGATACGAAGCAGGCAGAGGCGGAGGCCCAGGCTGAAGCGGAAGCGAAGACAGCCGCACCTAAGGCCGAACCGGCGAAGGTTATCACCGGCAATCCTGATTCAGAGAGCTTCGTAGTGGCGGTGACGGCATGTCCGACAGGCATTGCCCATACTTTCATGGCGGAGGATGCGCTGAAGAAGAAGGCTAAGGAGCTGGGCATTAACATCCGTGTCGAAACGAATGGCTCGGAGGGTGCACAGAATGTACTCACCGCTGATGAGATCGCCCGGGCCAGCGGCGTAATTGTCGCTGCGGACAAAAAGGTGGAGATGGAGCGCTTCAGCGGCAAGCCTGTCCTCCAGCGTCCGGTTAGCGACGGTATCCGCAAGCCGGAGGAGCTGATCCGGCTTGCATCCCGGGGAGAAGCGCCGGTCTACCGCGGCACCGGACGGAATGAAGATGGAGCAGCGCCTGCAAAGTCCGGCTCCGTAGGCAGCCAGATCTACAAGAACCTGATGAACGGTATCTCGCATATGCTGCCCTTCGTGGTCGGCGGCGGGATTCTGCTGGCGATTTCCTTCCTGATTGAGCAGGTAGCCAGTGTAGATAATCCGCTGGTGAAGCTGCTGCAGACGATCGGCGGCGGGGATGGAGCGTTCCACTTCCTAATTCCGATCCTGGCCGGATTCATCGCGATGAGCATCGGCGACCGTCCGGCGCTGATGCCCGGTATGGTCGGCGGTCTGATGGCCCTCAACTCCAACTCCGGCTTCCTCGGCGGACTGGCCGCAGGGTTCCTGGCCGGTTATGTTGTGATTCTGCTCCGCAGAGTTTTCTCGGGCCTGCCGCGCACACTTGACGGGCTGAAGCCGATTCTGCTCTATCCCGTCTTCAGTCTCCTGATTACAGGAAGCGTAATGTTCTTCCTCTTCGATCCGTTATTCAGCTGGATCAACGGCGGACTAACTGATGCTCTTAACAATCTGGGTACCGGCAACAAAGTTCTGCTTGGCCTCGTGCTTGGCGGTATGATGGCGATTGATATGGGTGGACCGTTCAATAAGGCAGCCTACACCTTCGCCATCGGGGTGTTCACTTCCAGCGGCAATACGAACGGGCTGATGATGGCCGCAGTTATGGCCGGTGGTATGGTGCCGCCGCTGGCGATTGCGCTCGCAACCTCCTTCTTCAAGAATAAATTCACAGAGACGGAGCGCAAATCCGGGCTCACCAACTATGTGCTGGGCTTGTCGTTCATTACCGAGGGAGCTATTCCGTTCGCTGCTGCTGACCCGCTGCGCGTGCTCACCTCCTGTATCATCGGCTCTGCCGTGGCCGGAGGACTGACCCAGCTGTGGAATATCAACGTTCCCGCACCGCATGGCGGGGTATTCGTTGCCTTCCTGTCCAGCAACGCTGCGCTGTTCCTTCTGGCGGTGCTGATCGGCTCGGTCATCTCCGGGCTGATGCTGGGGCTGTGGAAGAAGCCGGTAGATGTGAAGCTGTAA
- the pfkB gene encoding 1-phosphofructokinase yields MIYTVTLNPSVDYIVEVEELTLGGLNRMKRDMKLPGGKGINVSRVLKQLGVDSTATGFLGGFTGGYIEQWLRQEGIAGSFVQIADDTRINIKLKAGEETEINGAGPEITDSETAALLQKLDALKPGDIVVLSGSAPPSLGGDIYARLIAGCKRKGAEFVIDTTGQALKAALSEGPLLIKPNHHELAELFDTEISTREEIITYGRKLLEGGARHVLVSMAGEGALFITEQGVYHASAPAGQVKNSVGAGDSMIAGFVGTLSLTGNALEAFRAGVASGSATAFSDDLADRAMIEQLRPLVTVSQL; encoded by the coding sequence ATGATCTATACCGTGACGCTTAATCCGTCTGTCGACTATATCGTCGAGGTGGAGGAGCTTACACTGGGCGGATTGAACCGGATGAAGCGGGATATGAAGCTTCCCGGAGGGAAGGGGATCAATGTCTCCCGCGTGCTGAAGCAGCTAGGAGTAGACAGTACTGCGACCGGATTTCTTGGCGGATTCACCGGCGGCTATATTGAACAGTGGCTGCGGCAGGAAGGGATAGCCGGCAGCTTCGTTCAGATCGCGGACGATACCCGGATTAATATCAAGCTGAAGGCGGGCGAAGAGACGGAGATTAACGGAGCCGGGCCTGAGATTACCGATTCCGAGACCGCTGCTCTGCTGCAGAAGCTGGATGCTCTGAAGCCGGGGGACATTGTGGTCCTGTCCGGCAGCGCCCCGCCGTCGCTGGGCGGAGATATCTATGCCCGGCTAATTGCTGGATGCAAGCGCAAGGGGGCGGAGTTCGTCATTGATACTACAGGGCAGGCACTGAAGGCTGCACTCTCCGAGGGACCGCTGCTGATCAAGCCGAATCATCATGAGCTGGCAGAGCTGTTCGATACGGAGATCAGCACAAGAGAAGAGATTATTACCTACGGGCGCAAGCTGCTGGAGGGCGGCGCCAGGCATGTACTGGTGTCCATGGCCGGCGAAGGCGCGCTGTTCATTACGGAGCAGGGCGTCTACCATGCCAGCGCTCCGGCGGGTCAGGTGAAGAATTCAGTCGGGGCGGGAGATTCGATGATCGCCGGCTTCGTAGGCACCTTGTCGCTGACCGGGAATGCTCTGGAAGCCTTCCGGGCCGGGGTAGCCTCTGGAAGTGCGACGGCATTCTCCGATGATCTGGCAGACAGGGCAATGATCGAACAGCTCCGGCCGCTGGTTACGGTATCTCAGCTATAA
- a CDS encoding DeoR/GlpR family DNA-binding transcription regulator: MFEEERKRKILQFVEKHTRASVQELSQELSVSESTIRRDLKELEEARLLKRTHGGAVSLQSVNFEAAVADKEDRFLEEKQRIARKAVEMIQEGDAILLDGGTTTLQIARELRAFRDLKVITNSIMALNELKDCRHIEVSMTGGMLRPDTMAFVGPMTERSLDMVRVDKVFLGTNGLDIREGITTPNMLEAATKRKMIAVAKQTILLADHSKIGQISFCKVADLQELDHCILDTATPDSFRRQLEKLNVDYTLV, translated from the coding sequence ATGTTTGAAGAAGAACGCAAGCGGAAGATTCTGCAGTTCGTTGAGAAGCATACAAGAGCATCTGTACAGGAGCTAAGCCAGGAGCTGTCCGTATCTGAATCGACCATCCGCCGGGATCTCAAGGAGCTGGAAGAGGCGAGGCTGCTGAAGCGGACGCACGGCGGGGCGGTATCCCTGCAGAGCGTGAACTTTGAAGCGGCTGTTGCCGATAAGGAGGACCGGTTCCTGGAGGAGAAGCAGCGGATTGCACGCAAGGCTGTGGAGATGATCCAGGAAGGCGACGCCATCTTGCTGGACGGGGGAACCACTACGCTCCAGATTGCCCGCGAGCTGAGAGCGTTCCGTGATCTTAAGGTCATTACCAACTCGATTATGGCGCTTAATGAGCTTAAGGATTGCCGCCATATTGAGGTCTCGATGACCGGAGGCATGCTGCGGCCCGATACGATGGCCTTCGTCGGGCCGATGACCGAGCGCTCGCTTGACATGGTACGTGTTGACAAGGTCTTCCTCGGAACGAACGGACTCGATATCCGGGAAGGCATTACCACCCCGAATATGCTGGAGGCTGCCACCAAACGCAAGATGATTGCCGTTGCGAAGCAGACCATCCTGCTGGCTGACCACAGCAAGATCGGGCAGATCTCCTTCTGCAAGGTGGCGGACCTGCAGGAGTTGGACCATTGTATTCTCGATACCGCTACACCGGACAGCTTCCGGCGGCAGCTGGAGAAGTTGAATGTGGATTATACGCTCGTGTGA
- a CDS encoding general stress protein produces the protein MPTLVLGIFAHRSDAALAISELKEKGIAAKQISAVTKQKNTLEIITHDTGIGETESGAGNEGLFGTARALGVGLDMIGDSAVAAGPAARKLAGADIEDDSLAVSLIGMGIPPEDAEDYARHADLEHIIVIVLLKEENSRGSVEEVLARHEALPLNPV, from the coding sequence ATGCCTACATTGGTACTCGGGATCTTCGCACACCGGAGCGATGCCGCGCTGGCGATCAGCGAGCTGAAGGAGAAGGGAATTGCGGCGAAGCAGATCTCAGCGGTCACGAAGCAGAAAAATACACTGGAAATCATCACCCATGATACCGGAATCGGGGAGACAGAGAGCGGGGCGGGAAATGAGGGCTTGTTCGGGACAGCCCGTGCACTGGGAGTAGGCCTGGACATGATCGGCGACTCAGCCGTTGCCGCAGGTCCCGCTGCACGTAAGCTGGCTGGAGCCGATATAGAGGATGATAGTCTGGCGGTCAGCCTGATCGGGATGGGTATCCCGCCGGAAGACGCGGAAGACTATGCCAGACATGCCGATCTGGAGCATATTATTGTCATCGTGCTGCTTAAGGAGGAGAACTCACGCGGGAGCGTGGAAGAGGTTCTGGCCAGGCATGAGGCCTTGCCGCTTAACCCCGTATAG
- a CDS encoding AI-2E family transporter produces MLDSKYFRTSLAIIAFLTILYLGSKVAFLVTPVLSVINLLLVPMMLSGFMYYLLRPIVNYLGTRKVNRGLSVLLIYLVFAGLFVLFWMLVWPTLREQIQNFIENTPYLVEGIQNQFNQLRNDPTFSRFFSGESDVTTRLTEYVNNAITWVTNSMSNLIAVVSNIVVLIATLPIILYYMLKDGHKLSPILLSLAPRKYRKEGQEMLKDIDSALSGFIVTRVLLNVILGILLYIGFLLIGLPYSLLLAVISIPLNFIPYIGSVLAAVPVVIVGFIESPTMAIWSLVIILIAQQIQDNVLSPIIYGKSLDVHPLTTVLLVLVGGDFYGLIGVLIALPVYMIVKILFLRIYEIIIAERTEPVIPMPDALPDLDLTSKRGKDDHV; encoded by the coding sequence GTGCTGGATAGCAAGTATTTCCGGACAAGCCTGGCCATCATCGCTTTTTTGACCATACTGTACTTGGGCTCCAAGGTTGCCTTCCTGGTTACACCGGTCTTATCTGTAATTAACCTGCTGCTGGTACCAATGATGCTGTCCGGCTTCATGTATTATCTGCTGCGTCCGATTGTCAATTACCTGGGAACCCGGAAGGTGAACCGCGGACTCTCAGTTCTGCTGATCTACCTGGTCTTCGCCGGGCTGTTCGTCCTGTTCTGGATGCTGGTCTGGCCGACGCTGCGCGAGCAGATTCAGAATTTCATTGAGAATACCCCATATCTGGTAGAGGGAATTCAGAACCAGTTCAATCAGCTGCGGAATGATCCAACGTTCTCCCGCTTCTTCAGCGGTGAGAGTGATGTGACTACACGCCTCACGGAGTATGTGAACAACGCCATCACCTGGGTGACCAACTCCATGTCCAATCTGATTGCAGTCGTCTCCAATATTGTGGTTCTCATCGCTACCTTGCCTATCATTCTCTACTACATGCTGAAGGATGGACACAAGCTGTCCCCGATTCTGTTAAGTCTGGCTCCGCGGAAATACCGCAAGGAGGGTCAGGAGATGTTGAAGGATATCGACAGCGCCCTAAGCGGCTTCATCGTGACGCGCGTTCTGCTGAATGTGATACTGGGCATCCTGCTCTATATCGGCTTCCTGCTGATTGGCCTGCCCTACTCTCTTCTGCTGGCGGTGATCTCTATTCCGCTGAATTTCATTCCGTATATCGGTTCCGTGCTGGCAGCGGTTCCGGTTGTAATCGTAGGATTCATCGAATCCCCTACGATGGCCATCTGGTCGCTGGTCATTATTCTGATCGCGCAGCAGATTCAGGACAATGTGCTGTCCCCGATCATCTACGGCAAGTCGCTGGATGTGCATCCGCTGACGACCGTGCTGCTTGTCCTCGTTGGCGGCGATTTCTACGGGCTGATCGGCGTGCTCATTGCACTACCGGTATATATGATTGTCAAAATCCTGTTCCTGCGCATCTACGAGATTATTATCGCAGAGCGGACGGAACCGGTTATCCCCATGCCCGATGCTCTCCCGGATCTGGATTTAACATCCAAGCGCGGCAAGGATGATCACGTGTAG
- the ung gene encoding uracil-DNA glycosylase gives MFDNDWDEVLQEETEKPYFQELRYALAREYKQYKVYPPKDKLFSALKLTPYSKTRVVILGQDPYHGAGQAHGLSFSVEPGVRVPPSLRNIYTELHSDLGIAIPNHGSLLHWAEEGVLMLNAVLTVREGQPNSHKGLGWETFTDAIMEKLNERTEPMVFILWGSHAQLKGAAIDRRRHLVIQSPHPSPFSAHRGFLGSQPFSRANQFLEEHGLRGIDWSIPNV, from the coding sequence ATGTTTGACAATGATTGGGATGAAGTGCTGCAGGAGGAGACAGAGAAGCCTTACTTCCAGGAGCTGCGTTATGCCCTGGCACGCGAGTACAAGCAGTACAAAGTATATCCGCCAAAGGACAAGCTGTTCTCGGCGCTGAAGCTGACGCCTTACAGCAAGACCCGGGTTGTTATATTGGGGCAGGACCCGTATCATGGCGCAGGACAGGCCCATGGCCTGAGCTTCTCGGTAGAGCCGGGCGTCAGGGTTCCGCCGTCACTGCGCAACATCTATACCGAACTACATAGTGATCTGGGCATCGCCATTCCGAACCACGGCTCGCTGCTGCACTGGGCGGAGGAAGGGGTGCTGATGCTCAATGCCGTGCTGACCGTGCGTGAGGGCCAGCCGAATTCGCATAAGGGACTGGGCTGGGAGACCTTCACCGATGCGATTATGGAGAAGCTGAATGAACGGACGGAGCCGATGGTGTTCATTCTCTGGGGCAGCCATGCCCAGCTCAAGGGGGCGGCGATTGACCGCCGCAGACATCTGGTGATCCAGTCTCCGCATCCCAGCCCGTTCTCGGCGCACCGCGGATTCCTGGGCAGCCAGCCCTTCTCCCGGGCTAATCAGTTTCTGGAGGAGCACGGGCTGAGAGGAATTGACTGGTCTATACCGAATGTATAA
- a CDS encoding ribonuclease H family protein produces MAKQKYYVVWEGKQPGVYSTWAECQAQTDHYTGAKYKSYESKAAAEAAYKAGWKGNWGTGAAFAASGSSGRAKGKPAYARGRSAAAETDEEIDYDSISVDVGTRGNPGPVEYKGVDTQTGDVIFSCGPIRKGTNNLGEFLAIVHALALLKKEGSSKTVYSDSVNAMKWVKQKKVATTLPRDASTEEIWTLIDRAEHWLRTHTYENKVLKWQTKAWGEIKADYGRK; encoded by the coding sequence TTGGCGAAGCAGAAATACTATGTAGTATGGGAAGGCAAGCAGCCCGGCGTCTACAGCACCTGGGCGGAATGCCAGGCGCAGACCGATCATTATACAGGAGCCAAGTATAAGTCCTATGAGAGCAAGGCCGCTGCGGAGGCTGCCTATAAGGCAGGCTGGAAGGGCAACTGGGGAACAGGGGCGGCATTCGCTGCTTCCGGCAGTTCCGGCCGGGCCAAGGGCAAGCCTGCGTATGCCCGGGGGCGGAGTGCCGCTGCGGAGACTGATGAAGAGATCGATTATGACAGCATCTCTGTCGATGTGGGGACCCGGGGCAATCCCGGGCCAGTGGAATACAAAGGGGTGGATACCCAGACCGGGGACGTGATCTTCTCCTGCGGTCCGATCCGCAAAGGCACGAATAACCTCGGCGAATTCCTGGCCATTGTCCATGCGCTGGCTCTATTGAAGAAGGAGGGCAGCAGCAAGACCGTCTACAGCGATTCCGTGAATGCAATGAAATGGGTGAAGCAGAAGAAGGTGGCTACGACGCTGCCGAGGGATGCTTCCACGGAGGAGATCTGGACGCTGATCGACCGGGCGGAGCACTGGCTGCGCACCCATACCTATGAGAACAAGGTGCTGAAATGGCAGACCAAGGCCTGGGGCGAGATCAAAGCGGACTACGGCCGCAAATAA
- a CDS encoding TetR/AcrR family transcriptional regulator has translation MARSKEFDIDDVLLKAMNIFWQQGYEKTSMQDLVAGMGIHKRSMYDTFGDKHTLYIKALERFASIQRSRLEGRIEGVTSAAAAIRLLFEATIHRSEAEPKGCMLVNTAVELSNHDAEAAATANEAFENTEALIEQLVRHGQAGGEISTRYTPEALAASLNNALIGLRVMVKTVKDKDKLEMIVNTTLGMLE, from the coding sequence ATGGCGAGAAGCAAGGAATTTGATATCGACGATGTATTGCTCAAGGCGATGAATATTTTCTGGCAGCAGGGCTATGAGAAAACCTCGATGCAGGATCTGGTCGCCGGCATGGGCATTCACAAGCGGAGCATGTACGATACTTTTGGCGACAAGCATACTTTATATATCAAAGCGCTGGAGCGCTTTGCCTCCATTCAGCGCTCAAGGCTGGAGGGCCGGATCGAAGGGGTAACCTCGGCTGCTGCTGCCATCCGCCTGCTGTTTGAGGCTACGATTCACCGCAGTGAAGCTGAGCCCAAGGGCTGCATGCTGGTCAATACGGCCGTTGAGCTGTCCAACCATGATGCTGAGGCTGCTGCCACAGCCAATGAAGCTTTTGAGAATACCGAAGCCTTGATAGAGCAGTTAGTCCGGCACGGACAGGCCGGCGGTGAAATCTCTACCCGGTATACTCCTGAGGCGCTGGCTGCGTCTCTGAATAATGCCCTGATCGGACTGAGAGTCATGGTCAAAACCGTCAAGGACAAAGACAAGCTAGAAATGATTGTGAACACCACGCTTGGAATGCTGGAGTAA
- a CDS encoding metallophosphoesterase, with translation MMTIRRTALFPLLLLLLSLGSCSGHEAGEGPVYRIRSGHDLNLLTTSDIHYLSPGLRDDGTAFRQFLAAGDGKQLEYSSEMLEALRYDVALRRPDAVIISGDLSNNGEEASHKELAGQLKQLEQETGTRVYVIPGNHDIRNPWARRFKGRRQYAVDSVTAGEFRKIYSSFGYGEALLTDKDSLSYLAAPSDELWLLMLDTAQYEDNKALGHPELKGRISAGTLEWIGACGRMAAEHGAQLIAVMHHNLMNHSSFIQEGFTVEDHTEVMDALVKNGVRTVLSGHIHMQDISEATRDGKPVYDIASSALSVYPHQYGLLHYSSAGRTLDYSTATLGMEPWAATAGITDPKLLHFKDYSEQEFRKRSAGRTFSRLASDKAYAGYSDTQLGQMADVVGALNALYTAGMTSTGLAAILDTDGYRLWQTAPASGTRSYVLEMAAQQPENNRRLHTRLAEP, from the coding sequence ATGATGACTATCCGCAGGACAGCCCTATTTCCCCTGCTGCTGCTCCTGCTGTCACTCGGCTCCTGCAGCGGGCATGAGGCTGGAGAAGGGCCGGTATACCGTATCCGGTCCGGCCATGATCTGAATCTTCTGACTACGAGCGATATCCATTATCTGTCACCCGGCCTAAGAGATGATGGGACGGCCTTCCGCCAGTTCCTGGCTGCGGGGGACGGCAAGCAGCTGGAATACAGCAGCGAGATGCTGGAGGCGCTCCGCTATGACGTCGCCCTGCGGAGGCCCGATGCTGTGATCATCAGCGGAGATCTCAGCAACAACGGCGAAGAAGCCAGCCACAAGGAGCTGGCCGGACAGCTGAAGCAGCTTGAGCAGGAGACGGGAACCCGGGTCTATGTGATTCCCGGCAATCACGATATCCGCAATCCCTGGGCCCGGAGGTTCAAGGGGAGGAGGCAATATGCCGTGGATTCCGTTACCGCCGGAGAATTCCGCAAGATCTACAGCAGCTTCGGCTACGGGGAAGCCCTGCTGACAGACAAGGACTCGCTCAGCTATCTGGCCGCCCCGTCGGATGAGCTGTGGCTGCTCATGCTGGACACTGCGCAGTATGAGGACAACAAGGCGCTCGGCCACCCTGAGCTGAAAGGCAGAATCAGCGCCGGGACGCTGGAATGGATCGGCGCCTGCGGCCGGATGGCGGCAGAGCATGGCGCACAGCTCATAGCAGTGATGCATCATAACCTGATGAATCACAGCAGCTTCATCCAGGAGGGCTTCACCGTGGAGGATCACACAGAGGTTATGGATGCTCTTGTGAAGAACGGTGTCCGCACCGTGCTCAGCGGCCATATCCATATGCAGGATATCAGTGAAGCCACCCGCGACGGCAAGCCGGTCTATGACATCGCCAGCAGTGCCTTGTCCGTGTATCCCCATCAATACGGCCTCCTGCACTATTCCTCTGCCGGCCGGACGCTTGATTACAGCACGGCGACACTGGGGATGGAACCGTGGGCAGCCACAGCGGGCATCACCGATCCGAAGTTACTGCATTTCAAGGATTACAGTGAGCAGGAGTTCCGTAAACGCTCGGCGGGGCGGACCTTCAGCCGGCTCGCTTCAGACAAGGCTTACGCCGGATATTCCGATACCCAGCTCGGGCAGATGGCTGATGTGGTCGGAGCGCTGAATGCGCTCTATACCGCAGGCATGACCAGTACCGGCCTGGCCGCTATACTCGATACGGACGGCTACCGGCTATGGCAGACCGCCCCGGCGAGCGGAACCAGAAGCTACGTGCTGGAGATGGCAGCACAGCAGCCGGAGAATAACCGGCGGCTGCACACCCGGCTGGCGGAGCCGTGA
- a CDS encoding manganese catalase family protein, which produces MFKRMDEIMIEIPETQKPDPNAAAAVQELLGGKFGEMSTLNNYLYQSFNFRSKEKLKPFYDLVMSITAEELGHVELVSHAVNKCLRGSTDYKKPDDSPLGPAKDARLSYHFLAGAQGAMPFDSMGNPWTGANVFNSGNLVEDLLHNFFLECGARTHKMKVYEMTDHPAARAVVGFLLVRGGVHVVAYAKALEMATGVNVTKLVPIPSLSNKAFSEAHKYEEKGVHTKLYTWSDKDFGSIGQIWKGTHPEDGLPLEVIQGAPKGVPIPEAPESKEEFAPGISEEEFKEIAKRLKMAGNIKD; this is translated from the coding sequence TTGTTCAAACGCATGGATGAGATTATGATTGAGATCCCAGAGACCCAGAAACCCGACCCTAATGCTGCAGCCGCAGTTCAAGAGCTGCTTGGCGGCAAATTCGGCGAAATGTCAACCCTTAACAATTACCTGTATCAGTCCTTTAATTTCCGGTCCAAGGAGAAGCTGAAGCCCTTCTACGATCTGGTGATGAGCATCACTGCAGAAGAGCTGGGCCATGTTGAATTAGTCTCCCATGCCGTGAACAAATGCCTAAGAGGCTCAACGGATTACAAGAAGCCGGACGACTCGCCGCTTGGGCCTGCCAAGGATGCGCGGCTCTCCTACCACTTCCTGGCCGGAGCCCAGGGAGCCATGCCTTTTGATTCTATGGGCAATCCCTGGACTGGCGCGAATGTGTTCAACAGCGGTAATCTCGTTGAGGATCTGCTGCATAACTTCTTCCTGGAGTGCGGAGCGAGAACCCATAAGATGAAGGTTTACGAGATGACTGACCACCCTGCAGCCCGTGCCGTTGTCGGCTTCCTGCTTGTCCGCGGGGGTGTTCATGTGGTGGCCTATGCCAAAGCGCTGGAGATGGCGACGGGAGTCAATGTGACTAAGCTCGTGCCGATTCCTTCGCTGAGCAACAAGGCCTTCAGTGAAGCGCACAAATATGAAGAGAAAGGCGTTCATACGAAGCTGTACACCTGGAGCGACAAGGATTTCGGCTCTATTGGCCAGATCTGGAAGGGCACTCACCCGGAGGACGGGCTTCCGCTTGAGGTCATTCAGGGTGCGCCCAAGGGTGTACCGATTCCTGAAGCCCCCGAATCCAAAGAAGAATTCGCACCGGGAATCTCCGAGGAAGAATTCAAAGAGATTGCCAAGCGGCTCAAAATGGCCGGAAACATTAAAGATTAG